From Candidatus Alcyoniella australis, one genomic window encodes:
- the lptG gene encoding LPS export ABC transporter permease LptG gives MRVLTRYVLAEFLKLFVMCLLAFILIYMLVDFIDRSNIMFKNQATASEIARYIGYKVPLIAFQMIPVSVLLATLISLSILSRNSEITAMKAGGVSILRVTSPVLLFALMISGVSFAVNEFVVPYTNAMSEQVWREEIKGKEPRAQFRKKRIWYRSSRAEGWPESIYYIANLYPDKGRIENVSLFRFDEQFRLIRRGHAQFAQYDPSAEAGRAWTFYDGVYRRFVGDEVEMQTTFTRYRFVLAETIDDLKIERKKPEEMGFAELRDHVRKVRESGDDATRYEVDLQGKLSFPLVSFVMALLGIPFALKTGRSGGVALGIGVALTIGVVYWIVLALSLSLGHSGVLPPTAAAWSSHIAFGMIGVLMMVNMQQ, from the coding sequence ATGAGGGTACTCACGCGCTACGTACTGGCCGAGTTCCTCAAGCTGTTTGTGATGTGCCTGTTGGCCTTCATTCTGATCTACATGCTGGTCGACTTCATCGACCGCAGCAACATCATGTTCAAAAATCAGGCCACGGCCTCGGAGATCGCACGCTACATCGGCTACAAGGTGCCCTTGATCGCTTTCCAGATGATCCCGGTCAGCGTACTGCTGGCCACGCTGATCTCGCTCTCGATCCTCAGCCGCAACTCCGAGATTACGGCGATGAAGGCCGGCGGCGTCTCGATTTTGCGGGTGACTTCGCCGGTGCTGCTCTTCGCGCTGATGATCTCCGGCGTGAGCTTCGCGGTCAACGAGTTCGTCGTGCCCTACACCAACGCGATGAGCGAGCAGGTCTGGCGCGAGGAGATCAAGGGCAAAGAGCCGCGGGCGCAGTTCCGCAAGAAGCGGATCTGGTACCGCAGCTCGCGGGCCGAGGGCTGGCCCGAGTCGATCTATTACATCGCCAACCTCTACCCGGACAAGGGGCGGATCGAGAACGTCTCGCTGTTCCGCTTCGACGAGCAGTTCCGGCTGATCCGTCGCGGCCATGCCCAGTTCGCACAATACGATCCCTCGGCCGAGGCGGGCCGCGCCTGGACCTTCTACGACGGCGTCTATCGCCGATTCGTCGGCGACGAAGTGGAGATGCAGACGACGTTCACCCGCTACCGGTTCGTCCTGGCCGAGACTATCGACGATTTGAAAATCGAGCGTAAAAAGCCCGAGGAGATGGGCTTTGCCGAGCTGCGCGACCACGTGCGTAAGGTCCGCGAGTCGGGCGACGATGCCACGCGCTACGAGGTCGACCTGCAGGGCAAACTCTCGTTCCCGCTGGTGAGCTTCGTCATGGCGCTGTTGGGCATCCCCTTTGCGCTCAAGACCGGCCGCAGCGGAGGCGTGGCCCTGGGGATCGGCGTGGCCCTGACCATCGGCGTTGTCTATTGGATCGTGCTCGCGTTGAGCCTCTCGCTGGGGCACTCCGGCGTGCTGCCGCCGACCGCCGCGGCCTGGTCGAGCCACATCGCCTTCGGCATGATCGGCGTGCTGATGATGGTCAACATGCAGCAATGA
- the lptF gene encoding LPS export ABC transporter permease LptF has translation MSRTLTWYVIREVLVPFIMGLFIFTFVVMMFQILQLVDLVVSYGVEVADVLRLLLYLILPLTVFTMPISFLLAVLLAFNRLSGDSEIIAMKASGIGLHKHLWPVLLLGLIVTAFAAFITLQAAPAGLYNLELLKLKLARSKVLIALEERVFKTDLEDLVLYVNRINPKDERMEQVFVSDTRDERAPTIVVAEYGRLIPRPGTDLLTIRLESGSIHRSSENQDEYEIVRFDVYDTNFKVDLPLGGEDFEKEYLHMGQLELAREIKRRLEVVQNPDPNSDEDRRAWLAYKYRRALTEFHRRFAFPFACLVFAVAGIPLGIAPVRSGRSRGFTVGLLVLCVYYVLFRVGENVGWRGWLHPAVMLWVPNVMFLMLGVYLLWARTTEREIKLLTWIGTIGEKIVELMTTKIYSSKRSDRKDDSQ, from the coding sequence ATGTCGCGCACCCTCACTTGGTATGTAATCCGCGAGGTGCTGGTCCCGTTTATCATGGGCCTGTTCATCTTCACGTTCGTGGTGATGATGTTCCAGATCCTGCAGCTGGTCGACCTGGTGGTGAGCTACGGGGTCGAGGTCGCCGACGTGCTGCGGCTGCTGCTCTATCTGATCCTGCCGCTGACTGTGTTCACCATGCCGATCTCGTTTCTGCTCGCCGTGCTGCTGGCATTCAACCGGCTCTCGGGCGATTCGGAGATCATCGCGATGAAGGCCAGCGGCATTGGTCTGCACAAGCACCTGTGGCCGGTATTGCTGCTGGGGTTGATCGTCACCGCGTTCGCGGCGTTCATCACGCTGCAGGCCGCGCCCGCGGGACTGTACAATCTCGAGCTGCTCAAGCTCAAGCTCGCGCGCTCCAAGGTGCTGATCGCCCTGGAGGAGCGGGTGTTCAAGACCGACCTCGAGGACCTGGTGCTCTACGTCAACCGCATTAACCCCAAGGACGAGCGGATGGAGCAGGTCTTTGTCTCGGACACCCGCGACGAGCGCGCGCCGACGATCGTCGTCGCCGAGTACGGTCGCTTGATTCCGCGCCCCGGCACCGACCTGCTGACGATCCGCCTTGAGAGCGGCTCGATCCACCGCAGTTCCGAAAACCAGGACGAGTACGAGATCGTGCGCTTCGACGTCTACGACACCAACTTCAAGGTCGACCTGCCGCTGGGCGGCGAGGACTTCGAAAAGGAGTATTTGCACATGGGACAGCTCGAGCTCGCCCGCGAGATCAAGCGGCGGCTCGAGGTGGTTCAAAATCCCGACCCGAACTCCGACGAGGATCGCCGGGCCTGGCTGGCCTACAAATACCGCCGGGCGCTCACCGAGTTCCATCGGCGCTTCGCCTTTCCCTTCGCCTGCCTGGTGTTCGCCGTGGCCGGCATCCCGCTGGGGATCGCGCCGGTGCGTTCGGGGCGCAGCCGCGGCTTCACGGTCGGGCTGCTGGTGCTGTGCGTCTACTACGTCCTGTTCCGGGTGGGAGAGAACGTCGGCTGGCGCGGCTGGCTGCACCCGGCGGTAATGCTCTGGGTGCCCAACGTGATGTTCCTGATGTTGGGGGTCTACCTGCTGTGGGCCCGCACCACCGAGCGCGAGATCAAACTGCTGACCTGGATCGGCACGATCGGCGAGAAGATCGTCGAGTTGATGACGACCAAGATCTACAGCAGCAAGCGCTCCGATCGCAAGGACGACAGCCAATGA
- a CDS encoding DNA translocase FtsK 4TM domain-containing protein, with product MAKTKNTTSKRVKRKTSVKSKDSPPKSAGLGRDILALLFLAGAMVFALSILSYTPQQESPFTAGGESSNWLGSFGAQLAAGSIYMLGYGAWTLPALLLIASLSIFLRRSWVPGPWQSFGMLLMLFVICGGFSQINGNTPEGELNWGGVLGLVVYHALYSVLANVGTAIVFVVGFLIGLMLVTGSSIVSMAGWIGKRLSVLGAMLSASFVRWRERRARRKELRAKRRAEREALREKELQAAKAAAQAAAEAEAEEAETMIARSRKRREPEAEMEPEPEPQPEPEIAWPRRRKPESQAQDVTPGLGVLEVDPDDFPADRPTAAVEDDVSIDWGDPDQQGEIDSALDAALGPDGIAPPPGIEEFTKPRTAGADPVPGATPAPKFSTAAVERPEPEREPETEPKPEPAPEPEPEPEPEPEPEPEPEPEEEPEIEIAPYEPPPLDALVSADDTDRHSDREELLNSSKVLERTLGEFGVEGRVSAVRPGPVITMYEFEPAAGVKVNRVVNLSDDLKLALRAEAIRIVAPIPGKAAVGIEIPNRHRETVYLRELLESEQFNNADGELVVALGKDIAGNPVVADLTKMPHLLIAGTTGSGKSVFLNALICSILYRATPDRVKMLMVDPKMLEMSDYQDIPFLLYPVVTDPKKAAAMLRWGVGEMERRYKLLAAAGVRNIKNYNVKVLAKKLPASSEQMNYILILIDELADLMMVAAKDIEESIARLAQMSRAAGIHLVLATQRPSVDVITGVIKANFPARISFQVSSRIDSRTILDAQGAENLLGSGDLLYMPPATSRLIRIHAPYITEEEIQRVVGHIKQLGKPCYNEEIGREPEPDAADGVGIDDLLDPKYDEAVQVVADAGFASISYVQRRLRIGYNRAARIIERMELEGVVGHNDGSGRREVMVGKIED from the coding sequence ATGGCAAAGACCAAGAACACAACCAGCAAGCGCGTCAAGCGCAAAACCTCGGTTAAGAGCAAGGACAGTCCTCCCAAGTCCGCCGGGTTGGGCCGCGACATCCTCGCCCTATTGTTCCTGGCCGGCGCGATGGTGTTCGCCCTGTCGATCCTGAGCTATACCCCACAGCAGGAGTCGCCATTCACTGCGGGCGGAGAGAGCTCCAACTGGCTGGGCAGCTTCGGCGCGCAGCTCGCCGCGGGCTCGATCTACATGTTGGGCTACGGTGCCTGGACCCTGCCCGCGCTGCTGCTGATCGCCAGCCTCTCGATCTTTTTACGCCGTTCCTGGGTGCCCGGGCCGTGGCAGAGCTTCGGCATGCTGCTGATGCTGTTCGTAATCTGCGGCGGTTTTAGCCAGATCAACGGCAACACGCCTGAAGGCGAACTGAACTGGGGCGGCGTGCTGGGACTGGTCGTATACCACGCGCTGTACAGCGTACTGGCCAACGTGGGTACGGCGATCGTCTTTGTGGTCGGCTTCCTGATCGGACTGATGCTGGTCACCGGCAGCTCGATCGTCAGCATGGCCGGCTGGATCGGTAAACGGCTGTCAGTGCTGGGCGCAATGCTCTCGGCCTCGTTCGTGCGCTGGCGCGAACGGCGAGCCCGGCGTAAGGAACTGCGGGCCAAGCGGCGCGCTGAGCGTGAGGCCCTCCGTGAAAAGGAACTGCAAGCAGCCAAAGCCGCTGCGCAGGCAGCAGCGGAAGCCGAAGCCGAAGAGGCCGAGACGATGATCGCGCGTTCGCGCAAACGCCGGGAGCCCGAGGCCGAAATGGAACCGGAGCCTGAGCCGCAGCCCGAGCCGGAGATCGCCTGGCCTCGGCGCCGCAAGCCCGAGTCGCAGGCCCAGGACGTCACGCCGGGTTTGGGAGTGCTCGAGGTGGACCCGGACGATTTTCCGGCCGATCGGCCCACGGCCGCGGTCGAGGACGACGTGAGCATCGACTGGGGCGATCCCGACCAACAGGGCGAGATCGACAGCGCGCTGGACGCGGCCCTGGGTCCGGACGGTATTGCGCCGCCCCCGGGTATCGAGGAGTTTACCAAGCCGCGCACCGCGGGAGCGGACCCGGTGCCCGGCGCCACGCCTGCGCCTAAGTTTTCAACAGCCGCGGTTGAGCGACCCGAACCAGAGCGCGAGCCGGAGACCGAACCAAAGCCTGAGCCCGCGCCGGAACCGGAACCTGAGCCGGAGCCCGAGCCCGAGCCCGAGCCCGAGCCCGAGCCCGAGGAAGAGCCGGAGATCGAGATCGCGCCCTACGAGCCCCCTCCCCTCGACGCCTTGGTCAGCGCCGACGACACGGACCGGCACAGCGACCGCGAGGAGCTGCTCAACTCGAGCAAGGTACTCGAACGCACGTTGGGCGAGTTCGGCGTGGAGGGGCGCGTCTCGGCCGTACGTCCGGGCCCGGTGATCACGATGTACGAGTTCGAGCCCGCGGCCGGGGTCAAGGTCAACCGCGTGGTCAACCTCTCCGACGACCTCAAGCTGGCCCTGCGCGCCGAGGCGATCCGCATCGTCGCGCCGATCCCGGGCAAGGCGGCGGTGGGCATCGAGATCCCCAACCGCCATCGCGAGACGGTTTACCTGCGCGAGCTTCTCGAGTCCGAGCAGTTCAACAACGCGGACGGCGAGCTGGTGGTCGCCCTGGGCAAGGACATCGCGGGCAATCCGGTAGTCGCCGACCTGACCAAGATGCCGCACCTGCTGATCGCCGGCACCACCGGCTCGGGCAAGAGCGTGTTTCTCAACGCGCTGATTTGCTCGATCCTCTACCGCGCGACCCCCGACCGGGTCAAGATGCTGATGGTCGATCCCAAGATGCTCGAGATGTCGGACTACCAGGATATCCCGTTCCTGCTCTATCCGGTGGTCACCGATCCCAAGAAGGCTGCTGCCATGCTGCGCTGGGGCGTGGGCGAGATGGAGCGGCGCTACAAGCTGCTGGCCGCGGCCGGTGTACGCAACATCAAGAACTACAACGTCAAGGTCTTAGCAAAAAAACTCCCGGCCAGCTCCGAGCAGATGAACTACATCTTGATCTTGATCGACGAGCTGGCCGACCTGATGATGGTTGCGGCCAAGGATATCGAGGAGAGCATCGCGCGTCTGGCGCAGATGTCCCGCGCCGCGGGCATCCATCTGGTGCTGGCCACCCAGCGGCCCAGCGTGGACGTGATCACCGGCGTGATCAAGGCCAACTTCCCGGCGCGCATCAGCTTCCAGGTCTCCAGCCGCATCGACAGCCGCACGATCCTCGACGCCCAGGGCGCCGAGAACCTGCTGGGCTCGGGCGACCTGCTGTACATGCCGCCGGCCACCAGCCGGCTGATCCGCATCCATGCACCGTACATCACCGAGGAAGAGATCCAACGCGTGGTCGGGCACATCAAGCAGCTGGGCAAGCCGTGCTACAACGAGGAGATCGGCCGCGAGCCCGAACCCGACGCTGCGGACGGAGTCGGCATCGACGATCTGCTCGATCCGAAGTACGACGAGGCGGTGCAAGTAGTGGCCGACGCCGGTTTTGCCTCGATCTCCTACGTGCAGCGCAGGCTGCGCATCGGATACAACCGCGCTGCACGAATCATCGAGCGCATGGAGCTCGAAGGGGTCGTGGGCCACAACGACGGCAGCGGACGCCGGGAGGTGATGGTTGGCAAGATCGAGGATTAA
- a CDS encoding outer membrane lipoprotein carrier protein LolA: MARSRINAVLAWLTVLALLTLTAAALAQQDELIDKLQQSYSNTKTFRAKFTQESTNKQTGLTSVVSGSVAFKKPGMMRWDYDEPHAKSMITDGYTLWIYLPAQKQVFMERFNRHYSSQLPVLFLSGGADLREQFEIQPGPAADDGVQAYTLNPKVPTPGFSQMTLLIDPQKMHVVGTIFIDAYGNTTKVGFSKIETDVPLPEGFFIFTPPADVEVITSPQ; this comes from the coding sequence TTGGCAAGATCGAGGATTAACGCGGTGCTGGCGTGGCTCACCGTGCTGGCGCTGCTGACGTTGACGGCTGCGGCGCTCGCGCAACAGGACGAGCTGATCGATAAGCTGCAGCAGAGCTACAGCAACACCAAGACCTTTCGCGCCAAGTTCACCCAGGAGTCGACCAACAAGCAGACCGGGCTGACCTCTGTGGTCAGCGGCAGCGTGGCTTTTAAAAAGCCGGGCATGATGCGTTGGGATTACGACGAGCCGCACGCCAAGAGCATGATCACCGACGGCTATACCCTCTGGATCTATCTGCCGGCGCAAAAGCAGGTGTTTATGGAGCGCTTCAACCGGCACTACTCCAGCCAGCTGCCGGTGCTGTTCCTCTCCGGCGGCGCTGACCTGCGCGAGCAGTTCGAGATCCAGCCCGGACCGGCTGCAGACGACGGCGTCCAGGCCTATACGCTCAATCCCAAGGTGCCGACGCCGGGCTTTTCGCAGATGACGCTATTAATCGATCCGCAGAAAATGCACGTGGTGGGGACAATTTTCATCGACGCCTACGGCAACACCACCAAGGTCGGCTTCTCGAAGATCGAGACCGACGTGCCGTTACCCGAGGGATTCTTTATCTTCACGCCGCCCGCGGACGTGGAGGTGATCACCTCGCCGCAATAA